One genomic region from Populus nigra chromosome 8, ddPopNigr1.1, whole genome shotgun sequence encodes:
- the LOC133700551 gene encoding protein BIG GRAIN 1-like B, with translation MDRWEKPLRDDRYRHQRESPSFSSTLLDAIYRSIDENGSGKGEEQQLIYYRETMRKKHENNGIKDGEMTSLQRACMIDKWMEKKVSYEKVAVRRKSMADFENKSRKDVDSVLLNSSSTSSESSCGGGFSSSESESIYGVNSSRSSTTSYTMQRPKPIRTSISARPEKYQRREDHHQIDMYHNHERNYAPNQKAKHEGSFVKTKSKALKIYGDLKKVKQPISPGGRLASFLNSLFTAGNAKKAKISTSGGRYEERKLKSEQASTCSSASSFSRSCLSKTPSSRGGKLSSNNGAKRSVRFYPVSVIVDEDCRPCGHKSLYGSDCQELSSTLVAATVTTDTRNNVPTSGEELKFHVTNENRRIEEVARNLLKNYQRKKEEQFDHMSTDLCNDNNHEVMSSDEEEEEESDVASCASSDLFELDNLSAIGIERYREELPVYETTHLGTNRAIANGLIL, from the coding sequence ATGGATAGATGGGAGAAACCTCTAAGAGATGATAGGTATAGACACCAAAGGGAGAGCCCATCTTTCTCCTCTACTCTTCTTGATGCTATCTACCGTTCCATAGATGAAAATGGAAGTGGTAAAGGAGAGGAGCAGCAGCTGATTTACTACAGAGAAACCATGAGAAAGAAGCATGAGAATAATGGTATTAAAGATGGAGAAATGACAAGTTTGCAAAGAGCATGCATGATAGACAAGTGGATGGAGAAGAAGGTTAGCTATGAGAAGGTTGCTGTAAGGCGAAAATCCATGGCGGATTTCGAGAATAAATCTCGAAAAGATGTAGATTCTGTGCTGTTAAATTCAAGCTCGACTTCCTCAGAATCTAGCTGTGGTGGTGGTTTTTCATCATCAGAATCTGAATCAATTTATGGTGTCAACTCATCAAGATCATCAACAACAAGTTACACCATGCAAAGGCCTAAGCCTATCAGAACTAGCATTTCTGCTAGGCCAGAGAAATACCAAAGACGTGAAGATCATCATCAAATTGATATGTATCATAATCATGAGAGAAATTATGCACCAAACCAGAAGGCAAAACATGAAGGCAGTTTTGTCAAGACAAAATCGAAGGCCTTAAAGATTTATGGTGATCTCAAGAAGGTCAAACAGCCTATATCACCCGGCGGCCGGCTTGCAAGCTTTCTCAACTCTCTTTTCACTGCAGGCAATGCAAAGAAGGCCAAGATTTCGACTTCAGGAGGCAGGTATGAGGAGAGGAAGTTAAAATCTGAGCAAGCATCTACATGCTCTTCAGCTTCTTCATTTTCAAGGTCTTGCTTGAGCAAAACACCTTCTTCAAGGGGAGGGAAATTGAGCAGCAACAACGGAGCCAAAAGGTCAGTGAGGTTCTATCCTGTTAGTGTGATTGTTGACGAGGATTGTAGGCCTTGTGGGCATAAAAGTCTATATGGAAGTGATTGTCAAGAATTGAGTAGTACTCTAGTGGCAGCTACAGTTACAACAGACACAAGAAATAATGTTCCCACAAGTGGTGAAGAGCTGAAGTTCCATGTAACGAATGAAAATCGCCGAATCGAGGAAGTTGCAAGGAATCTTTTAAAGAACTATCAAAGGAAGAAGGAAGAGCAATTCGATCATATGAGCACCGATCTTTGCAATGACAATAATCATGAAGTCATGTCTAGTgatgaggaagaggaagaagaatctGATGTAGCAAGCTGTGCAAGTTCTGATTTGTTTGAATTAGATAATCTTTCTGCTATTGGAATCGAGAGGTATAGAGAAGAATTGCCCGTGTATGAAACAACTCATCTCGGTACTAATCGAGCCATTGCTAATGGTTTAATCCtgtaa